GCAATATTCCTTGTATATATGATTACATCTTCTGACTAATAGTGTAACACTTACTAACACGTTCGCTTAGAATACAATTGAAATTACTTATTTGTATTTGCTATTTTAGTTGACCGACTTCAAATTCAAGCATACTTATCGGATATATGAATAAACAGATAGTTCCTTTGGTTTGACAAAAGTAAATAAGTCTTTTGTCAAGTTGACTGGTCCTGTTTATAGATCAAAATTGGTCGCTAATCTAGCAGATTGATTCTGAATTGATTCCAAAGTTGCTTTTAAAGTAGTGCTTAAACACAAAGGTGTGAATTTAATGTGCTATTATAAAGCTtagaataaatgaaattgaaGGTCTTGTGTATTtgcaaagttttaaaatttaatgtaacagTAAAAAACCCTGaagatttacaaaataattaaaaatattaacgttaTTATTACCTCCGAAAAGTTGTTAGGTACTGTAtccaaaaatatacattatcaAATAATACGAATATAGGCCTACAGGGATCACAGATCGTTCCccatgtttatattatttttgatcaAATAAGTACTTATCCAAGTTCCTAAATCGTAACACATAGAAGAGTGATCGGATCAGATTAAATTCAGAATAAAAcgactgtaaatattaattcatttgtttttattgtgacgaactcttttttatatatacctacGTGAAAATGTTTTGACCTATTTGTAAACATACTATATCAGGCTAGGCTATAAACaggctatatttttagtgtaattggctgtaggattacgaattaaataaatataccttgAATCCAAAACACGGCATCGCCATTTTGTCTTCGAACGAGGTATATCGGTCGAACTGGTGCCCACTGTTGCTCGATGCTTCCGATTTTTCTTCCGGGAGGAGAAAATACCTAAAACacatcttaaatttaaatgaaaggTCTGCTGAATCATTTCCTACTGTTTTAAGTGAACTGGTCCAAGAACAGTATCAGAGCCTTTACCTTTTGCCTTCCATTAGAGATATCAAGGTTGCGACATCCTGGTACAGATGTTAAAAGATGCTTCCCTCTTCATCAAAATTTCATGTAAATACGTTGGGATCCGAATCGCTgtcgttattgttaataaacaaacagAACAAGGGCCTAAATTTTCAGTGTTTCcaacaaaaataactaaaatcttCTACGCTCCGCTCCGCTCTGCTCCGCTCCCaatgaaaaaattacttaagtgCGCAACAATCAGAAATAGTTATTGTTCGAGAAAAACCTTTTACAACTGCTCAtagtttaatacatatctATTCGCACCTCTATATTCTGTAACTGGCAAGGAAATATTCTAGAAGTACAGGCGTAGGGACGGTTAATCCTCATCACCTCTTCTGAGGAGCTGTTAAAGACTCGTAGTTGTAGTGGACGCAGGCCATAGCATAGGTAGCCAACCCACCAGCTGGagaatgaatgaataaaatatatcagtaGAGTAATGGAATTATAAAATAGCGGTTTTTAtttggatatttttaaaataaaatctaaatctcgctatacttaataaaacattaggCCGTCAAACCCGGAGATCGTGGGTTTAAATCACAGCTCCAATAGAATGAGATTTCTATATGGATATTTAGCACTCTCATACGGAAAGCATCGTGGCGAAACCGGCATTCTCAAAATCCAAAATAGATGTCGTATGTCAGTTACAGAAGGCCGATAACCTTTGtcaattaagaatttttaccTATTTGTCAATGAAGATTTCAATTACCACGAAACTCATATAGAAATCTTCTCCCAAGGCTAGAGGTCGAAGCGtaaatgtgttaaattattaagaattgtATACCTATTTTCCTCTTCAATCGTATAGACGAGGTTACGGTCTGGTGTCCTAACAGAAAAGCGGTTTTTCTTGCCTCTTAAGAAGAGCACAGCTTTCACTCGAAGACGCTTTGTGATGAATAAACGGTCAACTTCAGCTAAATCGCAgagtacatttttatttggtgTTTCTTCGGTAACTTCCGGCTCTATCTGTTtacaagttaataataatcctGTGGCGCTATGCCAGGCACCTGTCTGACTAAGGATGAGTTTGAGTGTAAGTCATGCCTCGTGATGATTACGCTCACCGTAGGAGCAGTTTTTAATTGCGTAACATAGATATATCTATTGGGGAACTGCCTGGTTAGGATAACAACATATTCCAGATAAAACGCTCACACGTAGCAAGCTGCTTATTAAAAGTTACATGTAACAGTTGAAATACTTCatgaagtgaaacttcctaaccggcgttggaaaaaaaattactgtcacatttttgggttacgcgtcgcatttttccgttacgcgccaactggttcttgtccctaccatgaagagattcgaagccattaataacaaatatatatactaacgataacaatgatagtaataaatccataacaattaatgaaattctgttataatcttagtagaaataaggtaaaatgaaataattgt
This portion of the Pieris brassicae chromosome 6, ilPieBrab1.1, whole genome shotgun sequence genome encodes:
- the LOC123711075 gene encoding phospholipid scramblase 2-like encodes the protein MTTPIPALIEPNTELIKDLVDLGKDLDLGKDLLPQTQIEPEVTEETPNKNVLCDLAEVDRLFITKRLRVKAVLFLRGKKNRFSVRTPDRNLVYTIEEENSWWVGYLCYGLRPLQLRVFNSSSEEVMRINRPYACTSRIFPCQLQNIEVFSPPGRKIGSIEQQWAPVRPIYLVRRQNGDAVFWIQGPRITISFFKDLQFRIQKMDGSHVGSSCKRWQGLLHAMFFAPLHDRYGVAFERHLDVEDKALLLAATLLLEYMYYDG